One part of the Ranitomeya imitator isolate aRanImi1 chromosome 10, aRanImi1.pri, whole genome shotgun sequence genome encodes these proteins:
- the RPS25 gene encoding small ribosomal subunit protein eS25 — translation MPPKDDKKKKDAGKSAKKDKDPVNKSGGKAKKKKWSKGKVRDKLNNLVLFDKATYDKLCKEVPNYKLITPAVVSERLKIRGSLARAALQELLNKGLIKLVSKHRAQVIYTRNTKGGDAPAGTEES, via the exons ATG CCACCCAAAGACGACAAGAAGAAAAAGGATGCGGGCAAGTCCGCCAAGAAGGACAAGGACCCCGTCAACAAGTCTGGGGGCAAAGCCAAGAAGAAG AAGTGGTCCAAGGGGAAAGTCAGGGACAAGCTGAACAATCTGGTGCTGTTTGACAAGGCCACATATGACAAACTGTGCAAAGAAGTCCCCAACTACAAGCTCATCACCCCAGCCGTGGTGTCCGAGAGGCTGAAGATCCGAGGCTCGCTGGCCAGGGCCGCCCTCCAGGAGCTGCTCAACAAAG GTTTGATCAAGCTGGTGTCCAAACACAGAGCACAGGTTATCTACACTAGGAACACCAAGGGAGGAGACGCCCCTGCAGGAACCGAGGAGTCCTGA